The Episyrphus balteatus chromosome 3, idEpiBalt1.1, whole genome shotgun sequence genome segment ATacaaacatttaatattttaataattaatactTTTATCAAGCCAGTTGTATACTCGgtttaaagaattatttttttttttaaagcttcttgCTGCTCAGACGTAAAAATTTCATTGCAAAAATTATATTCGTTAatgaaaccaaaataaaaataaataactaaatgttttgttcataattttgacattaaattaaaataaacatacaaaaattccCTTATAGACAATTATACCGGCGTACAGTggttaaatattaattaaagctATATTATACCTACACAACATGTGTACATGTATGTACATGAATACCTTAAACCCAAAATGCATTAAGGTCTATAATACATAAACTATTTATTGAATATGAagtgctttgaaaaaaaaaaaatattctaggaATAATCAATATTTGCATTTATTACAATTAAAGAAGGAAAATCAGTTCTGAAGtactatatagaaaaaaaagttgaaaacgaAAATGTTTGAAAAGTTTCCGGGTAAAagaaagttgcaaaaaaaaaaatgggtcagTTGCAACATGCAGTATTAAATTCTATAAGGTGAGTTGAGGTAGGGAACGATATTAACTCAAACGCCCAGTCAactttctatgtttttttttctttcagcttGCTTTACAGTGtacatatactttttttttaactggattTAGTGCATGGTAATGCATTTCTAAATCCATAAATAATGttcaaaaagaattaaaaaaatgggaattttttgattttttttttttttgaaaaaatgttgctataagtaaatttatctttttttaaaatttttttttaaattaaatttcttcaaTAATAACCAACTATACctgattttatatttaaaaatgcattttatattaaactttaaaatagaATGTGATCACAAATTTTCCATATTATATTACTGCGAAGTCGGCAAGAGAAAACTGAATTATTTTTATGACAAAAATCAATCCAAgcagacgacgacgatgacgacgttTTCCATCATTTCACCACACAACGTATATAGGGTTGTAGTAggtgtacattgtacatatatAGCGGTAACTATAACCGGAGGTTGGGATTATGggaattcaaaaagaaaacttaaaatggATACCCGCATATCCTTGTAAGGTAGAAAATCAATATaggacaacaacaaaaacaaccaaaatCAATGCACCCTACAGGAATTTCggaaaacgatgatttttttttgtacatatatagaaaataaaaataaaataattttaaatttaataaacactcaactatttaaatgaaaattcggATAATATACAAATGCATATTCGCTGCTTAAAGTTTCATAACCTCACGGAAATGtgcaacgaaacttttttttttcttcgagaaAACTTATTAGATAAGTGCACTGGCAACATACATACCCTATTAGTAATTAGCGAGGTAATATGATGGCGAACTCAATTTCGATGGtctttttttcattgatttatacAAGTAAAATACCTTATTTGCTAGGAAAATTTGTtggaatttgtttttgaaatcaaCCTTTTTAATTGGAAATAACTTTGTATACCAGGATGTGAATCTGAAAAATTACCAGGTATGCACTGCCGGCCGGCTTCCGAtaggaaaaattgattttcttgaaTGAgtctttttatcttttaatttttatatagatTCACAttgttttggaaatttaaaaaaaataattaaccgTTGGAATGtaagaaattatttgaaaatatatcgtttgtaatttaaatttggATGATTGATTTttggtaaaataatttaaggATTTTCACGTaagtaataaaattttcttccaCTTACCTCGAGCACAAAAGACGGAAAGGCCGATTTTCAGTACTTGGGAGATGCACATGCGCTGGATTCAATTGTCAGCAAAACAGCGCAAGTACGTAAGAGAGTGCACCTCAGTACCATTATCTATCTACCATTAGGTTGCAATTCGCAACCATCGGCCCGTCGTCATCGTCACCCATGTGTCCCCGAAAAGTCAAGATGATGTAGCAGTAGCACTACTATATTAGTTTTGTTGGTATTTTCTTTGGCTTTATTTTACCCCTTGCAGTGGTGAGTCGAGTGAAGAAATGcgcgaattttcaaaaaaatatatatatgtatatatgtttATATATAGGACTGTTGTATTTGGGTATACTGTCCTCaccctttttttttgcagttccccatatattttgtttgtgaGCAAGTCCATAATATAGACAGAAAAACCATGCATGCGATTTCCGTTTATAGTGCAGCAGTCAACGTAGTCTATGGTCGCGATTCATCTACAGGGTGAATTCAAATGAAGAATTTACTTATGATGAAGCATactgaaaatagttaaaataaaaaaaaaagaatctataTATTCTATTTTAGTGTCTCACGATCACTTAGTGATTGGGattatttgtaaaattagaATAACATGTGTTTTTCTTTGGAATCTTACTTTAGGTGCTGCCATTATCTGTGGCATCAAATTTTAGTTTATGATTTGCGAATTAAGGAGTCCTTTAAGTTTTAGGAGACAGTTATGGATTACATGTTTGTGTTATAATGATATCAGGTTGATACACTTTATATTTGATTAGTTATTTACCACCAAAATCTACTTTTCGAAAGGTTTTCGATGCTCGGATTTCAAATGCGGAAAGTTATCAAAATTTACTAATGAATAAGATAATGTTGTACATTAAGGTGGTCCTTATATTGCTTTTTGCCGAAATTCCACGGTGGATGGACATCAATTAGTTCTAAATAGCGAAAAAAATTCTCttaatttttgcgaatttttattttaactgccTAGTCTCTCCCGGTACAATCCAGAAAACCCcatataaaattagaaaattacctaaaaaaatcaaagaaaatgaTGTTTCACATGAAAATTTAACGTTGAATCCGGGAGAGgaagggagtaaaaaaaaatctaaaaaaaaggaacattTTTCTCAGTAGTTCTGGCGGCTATCCAACTGCATGTCCcgaataaggaccaccctaatatacataagggtggtccttatttacTCTTTTGCGAAAATAGAGTgcgacttgtttttttttttcgttcagttatTTAACCGAAAATACGCAGATAAGCTTTGTTTGGAAAGCTTACAATGCTGCAGTATTATCCATAGAAATAGCGTAGGTatctattgttttaaaatattaaatgagtTCGAGAgtgtaaatattataaaatatgtGTTTTCAGGTATGATTAATTGGAGGATTATACATGTATGACTTGCAATCGCCGCCTCAAATTTTTGAAAGTCCAAAAACAAAACGTTTATATAGAGGGAAAGGGGGGAGGCGTTTTAAACTGGCTTtaatctataaaaaaatgtataaaattgaaatgtatAGCAGGAAAGTGGATCTACAGGCTGAATTCACAAACGCATCACTGCTTTTGCATCACAACTTTTTGTATGGAAAGTAAACGCTACCTTACCTACAAAGCATCACGTTTGCaccagaaatatttttgatgcgTTAATGACATTTAATTTCAAACGTCCAATTATTGTccaaaataaatgagaatatCATTTTCTAGaatgatttaaaataatttttttagttactaGCGCAATGTGTAGctaaaataattgtatttagAATTCTGTATCATATAATCAAATCGGCACTATGCatagaacataaaaataaaaacattgcgCATACGCCATGGTGTTCATTAAATGTATTCCTTTATTTAATCAAGAGATGACAAGcgtaattgaagatttttgcaCAAAGAAATCTAATGACAGTTGAAGAGCGTGAAGTTCATACTACATatggatacttttttttctattttattaagTACGCATAATTCTATCAGTTTTGGAATACACGATGTACATTAGAGTGaccgattttcgaaatttggtagGGGGAACCctataaaatgttccgcctttgcagatttttagatagccaaaatttcagctcgattggataagtctaaatggtgccgacactcgctcaaagtatcaaaaatctctgttttacttgcgatataggtactatagggcaagtttaggattcgtaaaaaaaatcgaactcgagataacaattttacatgacattacgatgatggagaatgccaaaaaagtgggtccggcaattctgtctgtctgtctgtctgtctgtctgtgtgtctgtctctatctggagctgcagcctaaacgagtgaagtgattttcttcaaacttggtagttagcagtttttggtgattccctagaggggaaattgaaattttttttttatgaccaaaactaacggtacctgccatataacggaaatagaaaaggtaattttttcaaaaacggctctaacgattttgattaaaatttttgtgtgtagtattacacataagggccaactttttaaataaaaaaaatattttttgtaccgttattaacggtacctgtcatagaacggtttttttcgtttctgaatatcacgtacaaaattaacccgatttaaatgaaaatttttatacaaaagtgtgtaagtaaagataatattaaaattttagaacattttcaaaaaacgcatttttggttttttaaaaaatatttcaaaatttttttttgaaaaatcaattttttgaaaacggatcaatgaaaaattttgaaatttagtttttatgtgtaaattaattatttcttcaaaatggcataccaactttttttttgaaaaatgttaaaaaaattttatatataaaaaattatttttttaaaaaacggctcctacaattttcaaaattttttttctaaaaatacctttttatacgagaaataaaatggcatatttgtttttttttttaagatattttaaaacggtgttttattaattataaaaacagatttaatttttttatactacttatgaaatttcttcaaaatatcaaattttaaatttcttgaataaaaagctttaacattatagttactttaagcataagagcaagtacgtgcgaccccagtcgtgcaatttattttcactgtttttcgcagaaaattagctctagcttccaaacagagggggttattttcagatgctaaatttgtttagttttactaaaaaaaacaaaatattgtcatcaatttaaattttaagtacttacctcaaaaagaattttttctatgggagttgcggtcactcgtACATTATATCGCTCATCTACTTGAATACTGTCATAACTTAAAAATCACGAGTTTTGAGTTATAAATGCAGAAGTTATTGGAATAAAGTAATCTTTGATTCTGCAAAAAGTCAtttcttaactttaaaaattgacaGAGAAAGAGCACTAATTTTGATTTAGAAACTAACTTTTTACACACAACAATTGATCGATGctaaatttaaaactcgtttTCTGAAagattagtagagtaactaaagcaaattattagggaacccggccgaacagctctgattttgacgattttttttttcaaacgtaggtaattaaaaatactttaaagtctatagattaaaaattgccggtgttgccgtattattttttaaaattaaaattaaatttttttttaacaaaaccatttttttgcttaaatttcataaaacaaatgatagcaaaagattctctaggtaatttaaggaaaatatataaaaggcagtaagggacaatcttccatcgttcaagcgataaatgcaattttctaacattctgacctcaatcacaaaaaaaatattttgaaaacaacggcaacacctacaatattttaagatacatttttataaagccagaagctcattcttatctcttgaatttaaatccactaaatttgatcaagactttttgaaaaaatggtcctcaaactcagaattaaaaaaaaaaatgttattagaaaaatttaaaatgacttttttccaaactttttctaataaaatatgaatttatttaaaaaaaatttttggccataaatattatcagttgaatttcgaagcaaaaaaggtaaaatatatcacacttttgaaaaaaaaaaaaatgaaaaattacttcaatttcaatggttttttttttattaaaactgaatttttgcattgaaataattaattttctcagagactgtggtaaataggaactttaaatttttgctatttaactttcaacagtaagggttattaaatgaataaaaaataattttatgtttagatgttgaactttaaaaaaaaaaataagttacatattttttcaaaacttttattaaaaaaagttcttcgaaaataaaatactttttaatttttttcataaaccgtaatacatattgacatttccttttataatttaaaatcataataaatgcgtccaaaaaaatttgaaaataaatgcattttatattacgaccaagtttaaaaaacgacatgttaaaattttttcaataatttttttgtttcaaaaatctgagttcaattaccattctttcaaaagccgttcattcaattaacttaattttaattttacatatattactaagcttctagcttttgaaaaatgtatatttgaatattgtaggtgttgccgttgtgttcaaatatttttttttgtgtttgaagtcaattaataagaaaattgcatctattgcttgaactatggaagactgtccctcactcccatatattttttttccttgaatttcctagacaatcttttggcatcagttaatttatgaaatttaagaaaaatttgtttttgttcacaaaaatcttcaattaaatttaaaaaatcaaaacggcaacaccggcaatttttaatctatagactttaaagtatttctaattaccgacgtttgaaaaaaaaagatcatcaaaatctaagctgttcggccgggttctctaatattgtcaatttttgagctttatgtcgttttctattgacgaatctcagaatgagatttgtgaatttgacagctgaaagggggggtgaagaggggaaatagtggacaaatctcagatttcatgatctatttgcgtcctgagattcaaaaaaatgacaaaaaaatgaatctgagattcaagaatctgattctggatttttatcaagattcacgcatacaaacacacgcattttcacacacactcctctgtttgacatttgtctgaacatttgttgttgttttattttttttatacgcacagatttcgcacacaattacaaaactagatttcatattctatttgcagtggaaaatctgagaattttacactaaaatctcaaaagtcaatagaaaacgacattagttactccactagatCAGGGGCCAAATCGTCGCATCCGTTGACGAAACCTCAAGCGTACGAAAGATAATTTCGTGATACATTAAACGAGCACAGCGATCGGGATGACGGCATACGTTATAAAacagaacgaaatttttggtagaATGTACAACTGCATAGGCCAAAACATAATTGGTGACAAATTTGACTTCGTCGACCCCTAAGCGAGGATGGCCGAGTAGTCTGAGGCGCCTGACTCAAAAAACAATGTTGCCTTCTAAAGATATGGGAGCGTAAATGGCATGGGTTCGAATCCCACTTTTgacaagaattttgtttttatttttttttatacattttaagagttttattatttttttttggctaatcacgtcgttttagttttaaaatcaaatttttttttccatataattctaatttgaggaattatttttttcttaaatcattggGGGTTGGTTCTGGTGCTTTGAACTCTTttggtgaaattttattttgttaatatatgcCCTAATGTATGTTTTCGTGATTTCAAacagtttgattatttttaaaataagatattcttatattttcattactttttgaacCCATTAACAATTTGTTCGAAAGCTTCAAACCAAACGAATGACATTCCGTTCAGTTGAATACGAAGTCGTTTGCTGTACGTATGACATCATGCCAAATGaacagatttcgttaacgagttACTCGTTAACGTATGCGACGATTTGACcccagttttttttaagttatggcATTGTTCAGGTAAATGAGCGATATGTTCTTCTATTCAAAGAAagaagttaaaatattttcactttcatttaatttaaaagttaattttaaatgaacatacaaccaaaaatttatttttacataaaattaataacaaataaGCCCTTTTTTGCCTTTATGTCTTTTTTACACAAATCCGTAAGGCATGGTGGATCAGTATTAGGTGCTGTAGTTGGAGATGTGGTGGTGGTACCATAAGTAGTAGTTGTACGCCACGAAGTGGTGGTATCATCAGTAGTAGTAGTTGTTGAAGTTGTAGTGGGTGCTAATGTAGTTGTTGTGATATAATCATATTCTATAATTGTTTTGGGAATGTACTTTCTTAAAATGGTTTATCTATGCAAATTTAATATAATGTAAggtattaaaaattgttaagataagttaataaaatcACCTTGTGCCATGGTTGTTCTGTTTCCTCTCCACTTATGATGAAAGAATGGACCTTAAAAAACGTTTCCATCTTATAGTATTTGTTCATTAAAACAGATATCaccatcaaattttaaattttaattatatactAACCCTGTGCAGTAATTTGACTAAGACCAAACACTAGCAAAATTCCAAtagaaatttgtaaaatttgaaATGATAGCAtgatttgattaaactttactTTTCACCGATTACAAACTGACTGCAGTAATAAACAATTGCACCATTACTTATATTCAAACGTATcaagttgtttttaataaaaatttaatataacagTTTGTTTGAAAAGGTTTTTCTATTATTTGTGATTACTCGATATTCTTatgtaaattataataataGAGAATATTGTTTGCAAAGCTAACATTTATATTAATTCTTCCATATGGTGGAactatccgttttttttttcaaatgaaaataaatagttttaataaatGTGTCCCTTATCGTGCGAAACAAAGCAATGACTGTTCCTTTTCTCAACCCGTCTCATTAAGCCCATTCAATCGGATTCAAGACAGATGATTTTGTAAATCATTCTATAACAAAGATTTTGTTTCTCTCAaagttttaagtatttttaattaacgaCGTTAAAAATAGtcataaaaaaaggaaatgtttGGGACACTAATGTACTGCATGCTACATCTTAACGTCTTGCAAATATACTTTTTATTCAGAAGTAACATTACAGAACAAATCCTTTATAGTCGTAGGTAAATCCTtggtttatttttcaatttttacttgcgatataggtactatagggcaagtttaggattcgtaaaaaaaatcgaactcgagataacaattttacatgacattacgatgatggagaatgccaaaaaagtgggtccggcaattctgtctgtctgtctgtctgtctgtgtgtctgtctctatctggagctgcagcctaaacgagtgaagtgattttcttcaaacttggtagttagcagtttttggtgattccctagaggggaaattgaaattttttttttatgaccaaaactaacggtacctgccatataacggaaatagaaaagttaattcttttcaaaaactgctctaacgattttgattaaaatttttgtgtgtaatactacgattaagagccaactttttattaacggtacctgtcatagaacggtttttttcgtttctgaatatctcgttcaacattaacccgatttaaatgaaaatttttatacaaaagtgtgtaagtaaagataataataaaattttagaaaattttcaaaaaacaaatttttggttttttaaaaaatatttcaaaatttttttttgaaaaatcaattttttgaaaacggatcaatgaaaaattttgaaatttagtttttatgtgtaaattaattatttcttcaaaatggcatataaattttttttttgaaaaatttaaaaaaaattttatatataaaaaattatttttttaaaaaacggctcctacaattttcgaaaatttttttctaaaaataccttttaatacgagaaataaaatggcatatttgtttttttttttaagataatttaaaacggagtttaattaattataaaaacagatttaaattttttatactacttttgaaatttcttcaaaatatcaaattttaaatttcttga includes the following:
- the LOC129916584 gene encoding integumentary mucin C.1-like; protein product: MLSFQILQISIGILLVFGLSQITAQGPFFHHKWRGNRTTMAQEYDYITTTTLAPTTTSTTTTTDDTTTSWRTTTTYGTTTTSPTTAPNTDPPCLTDLCKKDIKAKKGLFVINFM